In bacterium, one genomic interval encodes:
- a CDS encoding 4Fe-4S binding protein: MLARWTTLTWVLVLVIAVGCLVFGFLDILAPPHPLSNGTLLAVFPDAASTEKSKEPFFHFKALDAKGKLIGAIIVTDTISPAVRGYLGEIGVAVGITEKGRITQAVTVRHKETPYYMNMIIDSGLIDDMTRLDLSRPFPEIDTISGATISSHAIIRDIREASSLAARSLFGIEVPPPVIPGKNLWTDWKTITIALLLGMSLLAGFARKRKPFREVVMVLNLVGIGFILNTPLTLSALSRILTLKLPGPENTLLILIFLYVLISLPLQGRAYCRLVCPFGALQQLAARISPWQLNFTPGIVEHLPNIRRLVLALLLFLATWTGWEGFTEVEPFFSLFSLRLTSIMWVMVTFTLIMSMFLRRFWCNTMCPTGTLLSILSRFARPGDGKADETV, translated from the coding sequence TTGCTGGCCAGATGGACCACCTTGACCTGGGTCCTTGTCCTGGTTATCGCTGTCGGTTGCCTGGTTTTTGGATTTCTTGACATCCTCGCGCCGCCTCACCCTCTATCCAACGGCACCCTCCTGGCAGTGTTTCCCGACGCAGCCAGCACTGAAAAAAGCAAGGAACCTTTTTTTCACTTCAAGGCTCTCGATGCCAAGGGCAAACTCATCGGAGCCATCATCGTCACAGATACCATATCACCTGCGGTCAGGGGGTATCTGGGAGAGATCGGCGTGGCTGTGGGAATAACAGAAAAGGGCAGGATCACCCAGGCGGTTACGGTACGGCACAAGGAAACACCATACTATATGAACATGATCATCGATTCCGGCCTCATCGATGATATGACCAGGCTGGATCTTTCCAGGCCCTTCCCTGAGATCGACACAATATCCGGGGCAACAATATCCTCCCATGCGATCATCAGGGACATCAGGGAGGCTTCCTCTCTGGCAGCCCGGTCCCTGTTTGGAATAGAGGTGCCTCCTCCCGTTATCCCTGGGAAAAACCTGTGGACTGACTGGAAGACTATTACAATCGCCCTGCTCCTGGGCATGTCCCTGCTGGCAGGGTTTGCCCGGAAGCGGAAACCATTCAGGGAGGTGGTCATGGTCCTCAACCTGGTGGGGATCGGGTTTATCCTCAACACACCCCTCACTCTTTCTGCCCTGTCCAGGATCCTGACCCTTAAACTGCCCGGCCCTGAAAACACCCTTCTGATCCTCATTTTTCTGTATGTCCTCATATCCCTGCCTCTTCAGGGCAGAGCATACTGCCGTTTGGTCTGTCCCTTCGGGGCCCTTCAGCAGTTGGCAGCCCGGATTTCTCCCTGGCAGTTGAACTTCACCCCCGGTATCGTGGAACACCTCCCCAACATCAGGCGCCTGGTACTTGCTCTCCTCCTCTTCCTGGCAACGTGGACAGGTTGGGAAGGGTTCACCGAAGTGGAACCGTTTTTCAGCCTTTTTTCCCTCAGGCTAACCTCAATTATGTGGGTGATGGTTACCTTTACTCTAATAATGTCCATGTTTTTAAGACGCTTCTGGTGCAATACCATGTGTCCCACAGGAACGCTGCTTTCCATTTTGAGCAGGTTCGCAAGACCCGGGGACGGAAAAGCCGATGAAACGGTATAG